TGCTCGGAGGTGTTTTGCACAGCAGCATTATAGTGTCCTGCTAGTTTGTACACATCCAGCACGGCTGTCCTGCTCAGTCCAGGTCTGTGAGCTCCAGTGTCAGTCTCTCCTTCTCCAGCTGCAGCTCAGCTATATTCTGCTTGTTCTGCTCCACCTTGTCCTCCAGCCACTGCAACAGGGGCCCGCTGATAGCCGACATCTGGCTGCAAAGATTCTTCGTGAAGACTAGCGGGAAAGGGCACACAGCACACAGGGGTTATGTTAAGCAGGTAATCAAAATTTAGTTTCACTGTCGATTTTAAAATAGGGGGTCACACTAGAGTTCCATAAAAACtgctttttattaaactattataacagcaaaactgAATTTCCCTTTCACGTTTCTTCCtaactggataagcggttctcaaACTCTGTCTAGGTGAGAGCCCATTTAAAGTGACTTTGGTCTGGAGGGACCCCCTGTTGAAATATTTTCTAACTAATAAATTACAGAAATATCTAAATGTAGatatttatcaaaaacaaaatgtagttaCCATGTAGATACCAAGTCTCCACGTCACAATTTCTAGATATTCAGAACAGTAGTTTAGGTCCTGAGCATTTTACGTACAATAGAAATAAAAAGCATTACTTAAATTATTCTGCTAAGACAAGcccaaaaacatttataaaatacctGAGCCATTGTGAATTTTTGTTATTAGATCCAGGTGAGCAAGACTGAAAGAGAAAGCACACGATATGAATATGTGTTGCAGAAGACGCATTATAAGACATATCACACAAGTACTATACCCCTTCCAGTTTTCAGAAATAGACAGAAACACGACAGTGTGGTTACATAATAAAAACTTCACCAGTGTAAGCACAAATCAATAGAACGGCAAGTAGGTGCCTAAACCCATGCATACGCTACAGCTTGCATTAGCAATACAGTGCCACCCCGTTATAACACAAcccgttatagtgcggaatcggttataacatggTACGGGcctggctcccatttcccccataatgcaatttaaCTCACAAAAgttgggttttattgttgttttagattaccgtatttaaacccatttaagttgaaactgggacatatagtACTTCTAAAGCTcccgtgcttgcactgtattttttttctaaaagtaaaaacaaactgtccgttaatgttacaaaacaagtacgacacaatacaagtgtgtataaatgtccttggattctgtgttatttatttacaatttacaacatttattataaaaaatatacaatttaaataagagtggtgtcaactttaaactggtggaatagcagtttctactatactgtatatattgtaatgacccgggATTTAGACTGTTACACGACTGGTCTAcggacactgtgtgtgtgtgtgtgtgtgtgtgtgtgtgtgtacgtgtgtgctTCCCTCAGCTGGGATTGATTGACGTCCGGGTAGGCGGAGACATGAATTCCCACATCAACACGGACAGAGCTGTgacagacaagctgctgtgtgaatgtgctgctgggagagtgagacaagctgctgtgtgaatgtgctgctgggagagtgagacaagctgctgtgtgaatgtgctgctgggagagtgagacaagctgctgtgtgaatgtgctgctgggagagtgagacaagctgctgtgtgaatgtgctgctgggagagtgagacaagctgctgtgtgaatgtgctgctgtgtgagtgtgcaagactgtttgttgtttttggtgtgaaACACAAATAACACGGTCTCCAAATACGGACCCCGACAACCgcgtatatttatttattatacaaaatcCATTTCACTTATCAGGCACCAGAGCTCCAGGGTGTTAACATTTgcagaataaaacaaacagatttgGGAGACACTAAGCTCTAGAGGATAATCAGCTGATACCACAGGCTTCATTGAATAACCTGCTTAACGCATTTGCTGTAATTCGGTTTGCAATGATTTAGAAGAAACTCAGATAAGCCTTTCTATTGATGTAACCTCTAATTCGCTCAAAACATAATTATTACAAGAGGAGATTTAAAAAACTGAATCAACAGTGGCAAGGTGCATCTATCACGGTGGAAATATGGTGAGCTTGGACAGAAATACAGCTTGTTTTGGTTGGAAAAAACATAAAATGGCCCCTGGAGCAAATCATTCCTGAGAAATGTGAGAGAGCAAAGCAGTTAGCTAATTTAATCTTTGTCTTCTTCCAAAGAAAGCAAAAGTTCTGTTGTATGCAGGTTCCGGGGACTGAAATAAAgtgaaagtgttacagaacaccttgCACAAGGTACATGGGACACATTATGAtatctttgctgtgtcccgtaTTGTCCCTGTCACTacgttatattttaaaacatacagtactacCAACACACATTATTGGTCATAACATAACTGGGctatacatttctcaacattttttGGGGGATCGTtcaccaggagaaaaaaaaaatgatttgcagtgcatccagatcacgctcccacCATTCTGGATTTGTGTTCCCACAACAGGAACAGAAGTTTGTCGTTTGGACCCCACTGTCTCCGGCTCCTGTGCTGTGCAGATGGGGAATGCAGTGAATGGACGGCCTTACCTGTGGATTCTCCTGTAAGCATCCTGCTCCTCCTGACACAGAATCTTGGGGAGCTCCACGGCAGACTCCAGGCACACCTTCCCAATTGTTTCATGAGGGACCACATGGATTGGGATCTCGATTCTTTCGTACcttaaaaaagaaattcaaaGAAAAAACTGACATCACTTTTGTTATGTGATAATAAACAACAGGCTGGCTTGCTGTAATCCCTCACAGAGTATAAAGtatcgttttttttatttgtattaaaatcaAAGTGTACCAGTTTCTCCCGGTGCTGTTACATAAACTTTTTTTCCATGAACCAGGCCTTGTTTGCTTACCAGTTTGGTCGTTAATGAACACTGTCACTCTTTGAACATGCTTTTTGTATTAAGTTCTGCCTCTGTTTAGatttacaacagaaaaaacaaTGATTTGCAATGATATTCTGTACCATAACATTTCAAAAGTGCTGTCTGGCTTGACTGTCCCATTTGTTTACTTACTCAGAGCCCTTCTGTGCCTGCACGGACTGGAAGCAGGTGTAGAGCACCCTCCCGGTCTGAAGGAGAGAGGAAACAAAGAGTCACAACCCTCCACCCCTGACAATCCTGTTTATTTCCCATCACCCCTGACCCAGCCTGCACTGCAGGACATGCTGTACCTTTGTGTTCTTATCCTCAATGAAACAAGAGAATATCAGCCCAACAAAACCCTGGTCCATCATTTGGTACATTGCCTGGGTCCGCACATCTAGAAGCAAGAGGAACAAGTCCATTTACAATACAAGCACTGTAGAAGGAGAATGTCTAATACAGTCAGGGCAACTCTCCCGATTTAAACATTAGATAATAGAAACAGCTGACAGAAGCCTGTATCGCAGCATTTTGATAAGTCAGATTCTGGTGCTCAGTCTTGCCTTTCAGAGCACTCTGTGCTGCCTTGATGTTTTTAGGTAAACTCAAACTCAAAACAAGTGTTGTGTACCAGGCAGACTATGTCAACACCGTTGTAAGGGGGCCCTTTGGTTCTTGTAAGGATTCTTCACTTGCCTTTCACTTTATTGGATGCAATGTGCTTTCAGTGCCACCTGTCACCTGATTTCTGAGGACTGATACAGTGCGGGATTATAAAGATTGGGTATTCACTATTATATAGAGCAGCACAGTAAATATTACTAGGTGGAGCTGTGGTGCCACATACAAGCAGATAAAAAGCACAGGACCTGTCTTGATTGCTGTTACAACTGTCTGACACTGTTTTGTGTCTACTGCTGTATTGCCCCTgaatgtgaatgaatgaaaacagCCCTCAATGTAACGGTGGACTGCTGAACCACAGAATGTGTACTGTACACAGGACCAGTCTGTAACATCAGTGGTTTCCAAACACAGGAATGTTCAGCACATACACATTATCTGTCTCGTAAAATATATTGGTTAAATGGGGGTCCTCACACAGGATACCTaatgtaaggggggggggggcctctGTATttttaggacttttttttttctttctgaagcaCAAGTAGTCATAGAATAAATATTAGGCTGGCTTTAATTTAattgccacaaggtggcactgttgaATGCTGTGGGGAAAAAGTAATTGGTTTCTGCATGGTAAAAACATTCCACTTCAGGAATAATGAAAAACAGGGATCATAACAGAACAAAATGTCAGAAAAACTAAAtgttacattatgaaaaaaagaGGACCCGAATataatcatatttatttttattagacCTTAATACCAGTCTGTAGTGTTGAAAGCGTTAAATAAATGTTGTCATTTATTTGTAAGGGAAAAAAGGCTACACCCTAATGTTTAGAAATGGCTTGTTAAAGCTGTGTAAAAATACATACACCATAATTACACTGCATTTCTTGCAAGCCTGCTAGACTTGCATCTGTAATGATATGGTCCTTACACATGAAGGGAAGTAGATAAATAAAAAGCATGTGATCAGTATTATCAAAAGCCTGTAAGATTCTCAGCACTGTCTGGCATCACGTATCCACTGCTTACCAACATGCGACGGCCACACTGTGATGTGTGGGTGGGAATGGTACCAGCCCACCACTCGCATTGGCCGTCCAGTCATTTCAGCTAACCTGTGACAGGTGTTAAGGAGAAAGGATCCTCCTGGTTTGGGTTCATTTAATTCAAGTCATCAACCACCACCTTCTTGTTCTCTGAGTAACACTTTCTTTATTGGAATGCAATCCACATCTGCATGGAGGATTTGATGCTATGGACAGATGTTGGTTTTGGGGATGATAACACCAAGGGAAAGGTTAGGGAAGAATCATAAAGTTACTAATTTCAAGACCATTATTACAACGGCAGAGTATATTTTATCAACAGGTGGTACATACTGTAGTATGCATTGACCAAACGCTATACTCATGCATGCCACACAAAATACTGATTTTGACTGCTGTGACAACGGGGCTACCTTGCACCCTGTAACTTCCATAAACACTTAAAGATAGAACCCTTCCAATAGGCAGCGCAGAAATACAATGGGCTATGTATAAATGATCAGGGAAAGGATATCTCAGCTTCAGTGGATGCAGCAGACAGCTGTTCTGGAGAGATCTCCACACGATCCTTCCTCTTGTCTGACCGCCGCAGGATGATTACTGAGTGGATGTGGACAATTCTGCCTGTGTCAACCTAAAGGGAATTATGGAAAGAGTTCAAATATAGGACATGTTCAAGAACAGACAGGACACATCACAGGCAATACTGTACTTGCAAAGTGTACTGCATCTGAACTGTTAAATAGAAGTCGGTTTGGAGAATCTGCTTTGCACAATCAGTAGTATACATATTTGTCTCAGAGACCGTTTTATTATTCTCAACATCCTACGAAATCGaatcacacaaacaaataaaataatttaaaactgaAGATAAGCGACCCACATTTTCAACGTTGCAAAGTGTCTCAGTATCTCAAAagtataacaaaacacaaatgttagACAGTGTTTTGTTATACTTTTGTCATGTTTAGCTTATCAAAGGGTAAAGGTTCTGAAGTATAatgtaaaaaacatgttttaattaagcaGTATTGTGGTTACAGTACTGGGACACCTTACAgttgtatatttttattatgaatGTAACCATTTAAAAATATTGCAGTCTGGGTAttataaactaattaaaaaaagatcTGCCACTCTTCCATCAGCTGTAAGATTGTGTTCTTTACCCCGTAGCCTACCTCTCCAATGCAAAGCCCCATAACTTCTTCCTTCTCGGTACTCAGCGCGTGATTCATACACACCAAAAAAGCGTCCGATTCCAGGTGCACCGCTTTCACAGCCATTGTGAACTCCAACCACTGATTTATTTTACTAAGAAATAATCAGAAAAAAATGATACTAGTGTATATCACT
This genomic stretch from Acipenser ruthenus chromosome 16, fAciRut3.2 maternal haplotype, whole genome shotgun sequence harbors:
- the LOC117430392 gene encoding lys-63-specific deubiquitinase BRCC36 — protein: MAVKAVHLESDAFLVCMNHALSTEKEEVMGLCIGEVDTGRIVHIHSVIILRRSDKRKDRVEISPEQLSAASTEAERLAEMTGRPMRVVGWYHSHPHITVWPSHVDVRTQAMYQMMDQGFVGLIFSCFIEDKNTKTGRVLYTCFQSVQAQKGSEYERIEIPIHVVPHETIGKVCLESAVELPKILCQEEQDAYRRIHSLAHLDLITKIHNGSVFTKNLCSQMSAISGPLLQWLEDKVEQNKQNIAELQLEKERLTLELTDLD